A region from the Pungitius pungitius chromosome 16, fPunPun2.1, whole genome shotgun sequence genome encodes:
- the LOC119215807 gene encoding serine/threonine-protein kinase pim-1-like, producing MAKCNEGDKRRKDLRGREALNDPRSASSPAVTGSRNTSVEVVDKRGDKRKVATAEAGPSRKRQRLVSEDREQDKQDDDTSSLSDESIPTLVRISWAEKRSLTLNVASISAVTGSFNISVEVVGKRGDKRKVATDEAGPSNKRQRLNSEDRIKTNQEELEAKYEQLGLLGAGGCGNVYAGLRRADNLPVAIKHILNDNVHCTHTDDEGNTISIEIAIMLQLAAESEGASPYLTLLDWYQLEGKLVMVIERPIPAMDLFDHIMAKGGSVKEKEAKIILRQLVDAALDLENKNIFHRDIKVENILIETSSNVPRVRVIDFGLSCYDDKKETYHEFFGTLFTPEVHFNAGYRAGSTTVFQIGAVLYNTLHKFEIFNTLKFFSKCQGLPKRISKNCKDFLQMCLRIDPNERPTLEQLKNHPWLKIC from the exons ATGGCGAAATGCAACGAGggagacaaaaggaggaaagaTCTGAGGGGGCGAGAGGCCCTCAATGACCCTCGTTCAGCGTCCAGCccagcagtcactg GGAGCCGCAACACCTCTGTGGAGGTCGTTGACAAGAGGGGCGACAAGAGGAAGGTCGCCACTGCTGAGGCAGGACCaagcagaaagagacaaagactggTCAGTGAGGACCGGgaacaagacaaacaag ATGACGATACAAGCTCATTGTCCGACGAGAGCATCCCAACACTCGTCAGAATATCGTGGGCcgaaaaacgaagcctcacgcTCAATGTAGCGTCCATCTCAGCAGTCACCG GGAGCTTCAACATCTCTGTGGAGGTCGTTGGCAAGAGAGGCGACAAGAGGAAGGTCGCCACTGATGAGGCAGGACCAAGCAACAAAAGACAAAGACTGAACAGCGAGGACCGGATAAAAACCAACCAAG aagagtTGGAGGCCAAATATGAGCAACTGGGCCTCCTCGGTGCAGGAGGATGTGGAAATGTGTACGCCGGCCTCCGCAGGGCCGACAACCTTCCC GTTGCCATCAAACACATCCTGAATGATAACGTCCACTGCACACATACG GACGACGAAGGCAACACAATTTCCATAGAGATCGCCATCATGTTGCAGCTGGCGGCCGAATCCGAGGGGGCATCGCCATACCTTACCCTGCTGGACTGGTACCAGTTGGAGGGGAAGCTGGTGATGGTGATCGAGAGGCCCATCCCCGCTATGGATTTATTTGACCATATCATGGCCAAAGGAGGCTCCGTGAAGGAAAAAGAAGCCAAG ATCATACTGAGGCAGCTGGTCGATGCGGCGCTCGATCTGGAgaacaagaacattttccaccggGACATAAAGGTGGAGAACATCCTGATCGAGACAAGTTCGAATGTCCCACGAGTTCGCGTCATCGACTTTGGTCTGAGCTGTTACGACGATAAGAAAGAGACCTATCATGAGTTCTTCG gaACTCTGTTCACCCCAGAGGTTCACTTTAACGCTGGGTACAGAGCAGGATCCACCACAGTGTTTCAGATTGGAGCCGTGCTGTACAACACCCTCCACAAATTCGAAATATTCAACACGTTGAAGTTCTTTTCAAAGTGTCAGGGTCTCCCCAAAAGAATCTCCAAGA ACTGCAAAGACTTCCTCCAGATGTGCCTGAGAATCGACCCCAACGAACGTCCCACCCTGGAGCAGCTAAAGAATCACCCGTGGCTCAAAATCTGCTAA